A window of Fibrobacter succinogenes contains these coding sequences:
- a CDS encoding TIGR02147 family protein → MNVYAYYNYRKYLQDYYEYRKSVQRYFSYRSFAKKAGYSSSGLYLDLIRGRKSLTQQMIPKFIEALGLNEREGRYFALMVDFTHATTASSKQQIFDQMSALLPRTIKNLTKNQQEYYSKWYYVVAREALAVLKINDKNIQELALFLNPKISLPQAKQTIQLLLNLGLIELGEDGFYHSVNKAITNGSEIAPLFVHQFQKQMIDLGKDALDHYSTERRNVSCMTMSVSAQGLERIISKIDLFRKEIVDIVRSDEGESMVCELNIQFFPLSKEKVALPPEADVEEGVDEVD, encoded by the coding sequence ATGAACGTATACGCCTATTATAATTATCGAAAGTATCTTCAGGACTATTACGAGTACCGTAAGTCCGTCCAAAGATATTTCTCGTACCGGTCTTTCGCAAAGAAGGCTGGGTATTCTTCGTCCGGTTTGTATCTGGATTTGATTCGTGGTCGAAAGTCGCTTACCCAACAAATGATTCCGAAGTTTATCGAAGCTCTCGGACTTAATGAAAGGGAAGGCCGTTACTTTGCTTTGATGGTGGATTTCACGCATGCTACGACGGCATCTTCGAAGCAGCAAATCTTTGACCAGATGTCGGCTCTTTTACCGCGCACGATCAAGAACTTGACCAAGAACCAGCAGGAATACTATAGTAAGTGGTATTATGTTGTAGCGCGCGAAGCTCTTGCCGTCTTGAAAATCAACGACAAGAATATTCAGGAACTTGCGCTTTTCTTGAATCCGAAAATTTCTCTCCCGCAGGCTAAGCAAACTATCCAGCTCCTTCTTAATTTGGGACTTATAGAGCTCGGCGAAGATGGATTCTACCATTCCGTAAATAAGGCGATTACGAATGGCAGTGAAATCGCCCCGCTTTTCGTTCATCAGTTCCAAAAGCAGATGATTGATTTGGGTAAAGATGCGCTGGATCACTACAGTACCGAACGTAGAAATGTATCTTGTATGACGATGAGCGTCTCGGCGCAGGGATTGGAAAGGATCATCAGCAAGATTGATTTGTTCCGAAAGGAGATTGTGGATATTGTTCGTTCTGATGAAGGCGAATCCATGGTTTGCGAATTGAACATCCAGTTCTTCCCGCTGAGCAAGGAAAAGGTGGCTCTGCCTCCGGAAGCGGACGTAGAGGAGGGTGTTGATGAAGTTGATTAA